The segment AGCCTATGATCTACAACCCCATAAGGAACATGATGGTCTGTGGGATAAAAGACGTCAGGATAGTCACCAGCTCCGAGCACATGGGACAGATGGTCGGAGCCCTGGGAAGCGGCTCCGACTTTGGGCTCAACTTCTCCTACAGCGTTCAGGACGAAGCCAAAGGAATCGCCGACGCCCTTCGCCTTGCGGAAGACTTCGTCGGAGACGACTCGGTTTTAGTCCTCCTGGGAGACAACGTCTTTGAAGAACCTATCGGCTATCTGGTCGAAAACTACATGACAAAGCAAAAGTGCTCCGGCGCCAGGGTCCTATTGGTGGAGGTCGCCGACCCTGAGAGGTTCGGCGTGGCGGCTCTGGACGAACAGAACGTGGTGGAGATCCAGGAAAAACCCGAATGCCCAAAGAGCAACTACGCCGTAGTAGGAGCTTACGTCTACGATAAAAGGGTCTTCGACGTCATAAAACACACAAAACCATCGGCGCGAGGAGAATACGAGATAACCAGCGTCAACAACCGCTATATCGAGCTAGGAGCCCTTCAGTACGACTTCGTCTCCGGTGGCCGCTGGATGGACACCGGAACCTTCGAGTCCTACTACGACGCAAACCGCATAATGTTCGAAAAACATCGCAGAGAGATGGGAATAGACTAAACCGTGTCCAGAACCCGTCTTTTTATAGAAAACTTCCTGATCTACGGAGTGGGAAACGTCCTCACAAAAATAGTTCCATTTCTGATGCTGCCGGTGTTGACCCGAATCATAACCGACCCGGCGGTGTTCGGGATTTTCGATATCTACACCATCATCATCCGTTTCGGTGTTCCTATGGCGATTCTGGGCAGCTACGACGCCATGTTTCGGCTCTACTTTGACGGAGAGGACCAGTCTTTTCGTAAACAGATTTGCTCAAGCTCATTGTCCATAGTGGCAGTCTCCGGGTGCTTAGTACTTCTCGTCGCCTTATTCCTTTGGCTCTATGGCTACTCACCATGGCAGGGCAAATACAGTTGGCTAGTCCTCTGTGCTGGTCTGGTTATATCGTCACAAACAATAAAGAGAGTTATTGAAGCCCCTACCAGGATGGAAAACAAACGTAGAACCATCATAATCCTTTCCCTACTGGGGCCTATAATCTACTACGCCATAGCCATGGGGTTGGCGTTGAGAAACTATCCCCTTCAGGGACTTGTAGCGGGAAACCTCCTCAGCGGAATCGTCGTTTTGGTCCTCTATGGTTGGCTGAACAGATCTTACTTCACTCTAAAGGGTGTAAATAAGGGTCACGTCAAAGAACTATTAAAGATAGGGATTCCTCTTACCCCTAACTTCCTTGTCTACTGGATTTTCACCTCCTGCGACAGGTTTATGATAGGCCACTACCTGGGGATGGAGTCGGTTGGTCTTTATGGGGTTGGAGCCAGACTATCGGCAATAAGTCAGGGAATATATATGGCCTTTGCTGGAGGATGGCAGTATTTTGCCTTCTCCACCATGAAGGACTCAGACCACACCGAACTTATGTCCAGGGTATTTGAGGTTCTAGGGGTCCTTTCGATAATAAGCCTTCTCGTGCTTCTGCCCTTCGTGGACTGGATTTTCTCCTTCATGGTGGCAGAGGGGTATCGAGGGGCTTCGGTGGTATTCCCCTACCTCTATATATCGCCTCTGATACTCATGCTCTCACAGATAGCAGGAACCCAGCTTCAGGTGGTCAAAAAAAACTATATAAGCACTGTAAACCGTTTTGCCGGAGCTGTAGTAAACGTAGTTTTGAACTTTATCCTCATCCCAAAATGGGGAATCGCAGGGGCGGCTGTGGCGACTTTTCTGGGCTACTTGGTAATGATAGTGGCGATGGTTAAGGTCGTTTCTAAAATGGGAAAATTTACCGTGAGCTGGAAGTTTATATTTATAGTCCTTCTCAGCATCTGCTATATCCCGATATCTTTGAAACTCGATAATGTCTTTATGTCGTTAGGCTCCTTTGTAATTGTCTCGGTTGTTTTGTGGGCTTATAGGTCGGATTTGGTTTTGTTTGTCTCTAGAGGGAACCTCTAGTAATCCCATATTTAGCGGTCTGAGCAGACAAAAAAAGCCACAGCCCAGAAACAGCGACGAATCAGGCTAAATCAGCGTTAAAGTGAGCCTCTGTTATCGCTCCGGTTCCCTGAACAAATCGGCTTTTACCGTCATTTGGGTACAGAACATAGAGCTCCTGACTTCATCATCAGGAACGAGAATCGAACGATATTATAGGCTAGGTTTCTCAGTCCTATAGCGGTTGAAGCTCTGGCTTTCCCGATAGTTCGAACTATCAGGTTACCGGTCTTCATGGCTTGAGCTCCGAAGACGTGCTCTACCCTGCTTCGGACTTTGGACCTTGTTCTGTTCCCCTGTCTCTCCCACCATGTGATGGGTTTGCCCCTGTATCCTTTCCGTTGGATTTTCGGTCTGTAGCCTTGTTCCTCAAGCCAGGTGATTTTCTCGTGGCTTCTATAAGCTGAGTCGGCATAAACATCCTTGCTACTGTTACTGGGATCGATGAGTTCCTCGAATACGTTGCTGTCATGGACAGATGCCTCGGTTACGCTGTATTTACGGATAATCTTGTTTTGAGAGTCGATCTCTATGTGGTTCTTGTAGCCGAAGAAGCTTTTGCCGTTTTTCTTCGTCCACCTGGCGTCGGTGTCTTTTTGAGATCTCTTGTTCTTGGGCCAGTCCTCCGGTGGTTCTCCGTCCTTGATCTTGCGGTTTTCATCCCGTTTGTTTCTCTGGATCGGAACCCTCACGATAGAGGCGTCCACTATCTGGCCTTTTTTTGCCTCGAAGCCACTTTTACGGATATGATCGTCGAAAAGATCGAACAGAGGCTTCATCAGTTTTGCCTTGGTCAACTGCTCCCTAAAAAGCCATATAGTCTTGGCATCGGGAACTTTTGCTTCCAGGGAGAGACCGAGAAAGCGCCTGAAGGAAAGCCTGTCCCGGACCTGAAATTCCATGGCGTCGTCGGACAGATTGTACAGTGCCTGGAGCACCAGGATCTTGAACATGAGAAGAGGAGGAAAGGGCTTTCTTCCTCCTAGGGAATCCTTCTGTCTGAGTCCTTCCCGGAAGTCCTTCAACGGCTGTTCGAAGATTGACCAATCCACCGCTTCTTCTATTCGTA is part of the Dethiosulfovibrio salsuginis genome and harbors:
- a CDS encoding lipopolysaccharide biosynthesis protein; translation: MSRTRLFIENFLIYGVGNVLTKIVPFLMLPVLTRIITDPAVFGIFDIYTIIIRFGVPMAILGSYDAMFRLYFDGEDQSFRKQICSSSLSIVAVSGCLVLLVALFLWLYGYSPWQGKYSWLVLCAGLVISSQTIKRVIEAPTRMENKRRTIIILSLLGPIIYYAIAMGLALRNYPLQGLVAGNLLSGIVVLVLYGWLNRSYFTLKGVNKGHVKELLKIGIPLTPNFLVYWIFTSCDRFMIGHYLGMESVGLYGVGARLSAISQGIYMAFAGGWQYFAFSTMKDSDHTELMSRVFEVLGVLSIISLLVLLPFVDWIFSFMVAEGYRGASVVFPYLYISPLILMLSQIAGTQLQVVKKNYISTVNRFAGAVVNVVLNFILIPKWGIAGAAVATFLGYLVMIVAMVKVVSKMGKFTVSWKFIFIVLLSICYIPISLKLDNVFMSLGSFVIVSVVLWAYRSDLVLFVSRGNL
- a CDS encoding sugar phosphate nucleotidyltransferase is translated as MKGVILAGGKGTRLYPLTKTINKHLLPVGPEPMIYNPIRNMMVCGIKDVRIVTSSEHMGQMVGALGSGSDFGLNFSYSVQDEAKGIADALRLAEDFVGDDSVLVLLGDNVFEEPIGYLVENYMTKQKCSGARVLLVEVADPERFGVAALDEQNVVEIQEKPECPKSNYAVVGAYVYDKRVFDVIKHTKPSARGEYEITSVNNRYIELGALQYDFVSGGRWMDTGTFESYYDANRIMFEKHRREMGID
- a CDS encoding IS5 family transposase translates to MKQRSLFAEEIAYDSLEKVNDPLVRIEEAVDWSIFEQPLKDFREGLRQKDSLGGRKPFPPLLMFKILVLQALYNLSDDAMEFQVRDRLSFRRFLGLSLEAKVPDAKTIWLFREQLTKAKLMKPLFDLFDDHIRKSGFEAKKGQIVDASIVRVPIQRNKRDENRKIKDGEPPEDWPKNKRSQKDTDARWTKKNGKSFFGYKNHIEIDSQNKIIRKYSVTEASVHDSNVFEELIDPSNSSKDVYADSAYRSHEKITWLEEQGYRPKIQRKGYRGKPITWWERQGNRTRSKVRSRVEHVFGAQAMKTGNLIVRTIGKARASTAIGLRNLAYNIVRFSFLMMKSGALCSVPK